The Nitrospira sp. sequence AGGCTGGAAACGAAGAATATCGGTGCTGGGGAAGTCTAACTCCTTCTTAATGTTGCAACGTTAACGCAGTGGAGAAGAAAACGATGATGACGTACTTGGAAAAACCGACAGAGGTGAAAGAAACGTGGCATCTTGTGGATGCCGACGGGAAAACCCTGGGCCGGCTGGCCGCAAGGGTGGCGAGTGTCTTACGGGGGAAGCATCGGCCGACATTCACCCCGAATGTCGATCTGGGTGATCATGTGGTCATCGTGAATGCGGAGAAGATCCAGTTGACCGGCGGAAAGATGGAAACCAAACTCTACCGGCGTCACACGGGATATCCGGGGGGTCTTAAGACGGCTTCCGCCGAGCACCTGTTTCGTAA is a genomic window containing:
- the rplM gene encoding 50S ribosomal protein L13, with protein sequence MMTYLEKPTEVKETWHLVDADGKTLGRLAARVASVLRGKHRPTFTPNVDLGDHVVIVNAEKIQLTGGKMETKLYRRHTGYPGGLKTASAEHLFRKDPTQLLTKAIKGMLPKTPLGNGMARKLRVYVGPDHPHQAQRPEPIAL